The Actinomyces wuliandei genome contains the following window.
CGAGTCCCAGCCGCCCAGGCAGGACGGCACCCCCACATGACCAGAGGAGGGTCGTACCGCCGGGTCCGAGGCGTGCAGCAGCAGCGGCGCCCCCGACCACGCCCCTGCGTCCAGGCCCTCGGCACCCAGCGCCTCCCACAGGCCACCCGGCCCCTCCAGCACCAGCTCCTCGCGCGAGCACTGGGCGATGAGCAGGAGCTGCTCACGCCCCGCCCGGGTCTCCAGCTCGCGCAGCACCACCCAGGCGGTGGGATGGTCGGCGGCCAGCAGGCGGAAGGTCCCCAGGGCCAGGGCCTCGTCGTCGTGGCGCAGGGCGATGAGCGCCCGGTAGTGCTCGAAGACCGACCCCGCCACCCCCACCTGGGCGGCGGCGTTGACCTCCCGGTACCCCGGCGTCACCGGCATCCACGGGTGCCCCGTGGTGAACCCGGCGTGCTCGGCGTCGGACCACTGCACCGGGGTGCGGGCGTTGTCCCGCGAGCTGACACGCATCGCCGACAGCAGCGCGGCCGGGTCCTCCCCCTGGCCGACCCGCTCGTGGAAGTAGTTGACCGACTCCAGGTCCCGGTAGTCCTCGATCCGCTCCAGCACCGTGTTGACCATCCCCAGCTCCTCGCCCTGGTAGACGTAGGGCGTGCCCCGGTGCGCGTGAAGGATGCTGGCCAGGGTCTTGGCGGACAGCTCGCGCCAGGCCGGGTCGTCGTCACCGAACCGGGAGACAGCGCGCGGCTGGTCGTGGTTGTCCCAGTACAGGGAGTTCCAGCCGGTCTCTGCCAGGTCACCGGCTGCGAGGGCAGCGCCCGCTGCCGCCCCGGCACCGCCACCTTCTGCCACGGCCTGCGGAGCCAGCCCCTCCTGCCAGGAGGCCAGGTTGCGCTTGAGAGCCACCAGGTCCACCGGCACCGGGTCGAACTTGCCGCCCGGCCCCTCGGCCAGGGTCATGTGCTCGAACTGGAAGACCATGTCCAGCTCACCGCGCTGCGGTCCGGTGTAGAGCCGCGCCTGGTCGCAGGTCACCCCAGGCATCTCCCCCACCGTGATGACGTGACCCGACCGGGGAGCGAAGACCTCCCGGCTCATCTCCGCCAGGAACTCGTGGATACGGGGGCCGTTGGCCGCAGCAGCCAGCCCCGACCCGTACAGGTCCCCCTCGCCCCGGGGCGCGTCGGCCAGCGGGTAGGTCTTGGAGACCAGGTTGATGACGTCCATGCGGAAGCCGTCCACTCCCCGGTCCAGCCACCAGGTCATCATGTCGTAGACGGCTCGGCGGACCTGCGGGTTCTCCCAGTTGAGGTCAGGCTGCTTCGGGGAGAACAGGTGGAGGTAGAACTCACCGCTGACCTCGTCCCAGGACCATGCCGGGCCGGAGAAGGCCGAGCCCCAGTTGGTGGGCTCGGTACCGGGCTGCCCCGGCTCCAGCCCCTCCACCTGGCGGGCAGGCCGCCAGATGTACCAGTCACGCCGGGCCGAGGCGGGTGAGGAGCGGCTGTCGCGGAACCACTCGTGCTCGTCGCTGGTGTGGTTGACGACCAGGTCCATGACCAGGCGCATGCCGCGCTGGTGGAGTCCCGAGATGAGGGCGTCCAGGTCCTCCAGGGTCCCGAACAGGGGGTCGACGTCGCGGTAGTCGGAGATGTCGTAGCCGTTGTCGTCCTGCGGGGAGCGGTAGACGGGGCTGAGCCAGACCACGTCCACCCCCAGGGCGTCCAGGTAGTCCAGGCGGGAGGTGATGCCCGGGATGTCGCCGTACCCGTCGCCGTTGGTGTCCTGGAAGGAGCGCGGGTAGACCTGGTAGACGACGGCTCGGCGCCACCAGTCCTCCTCGGTGCCGACGTGCCGGGCGGAGACGACCAGGGGCGGGGTGGAGACGCTCATAGGGATCCTTCTACGACAGTGGAGACGGCAGGGCTGGGGGCGCTGGGGCCAGCCCGACGGACAGCCGATTCTGCCAGACTTGCTGCACATCTTCACCAGCGCGCGGCGCTCACCAGCACCCTCTCTCGAAAGCTGATCCTTGAGACTGCGCGGTTCCGACCGGCACATCCCTCACCCGTCGGTGCCGAAGATGTGCACGACCACTCTCGCTGCACATCTTCAGCCCTCGAGCCTGGAGGCGCAACCAGCCGACTCGCGTGCTCCTGCGGATACATCCTCCGTACAACCACTGAAGATGTGCACTTCCTCATACACCGCATACCTCCCATACACGCCTCCAGGTGCGCCGCGCCCCCCGAGGTGCCACCCTTCTGCCATGACCTTCCCGCTGTCGCGCGGCCCCGACACCCCGCGCCCGGCCCCGGCCCACCCTGAGGCCCTGGTGACTGGCCCCACCTACCGGTTCACGGTGCTCACCAGCCGACTCATCCGCATGGAGCACTCCCCCACCGGGACCTTCACCGACGCCGCCACCCAGCTCGTCACCACCCGCGACCTGGGCAAGCCCCCCGCCTTCCACGTCACGACCGGTCCGGACCGGGTGGAGGTCGTCACCGACCACCTCCACCTCACCCACGTGCCCTCCCTGGGCTTCACCCGCTCCGGGCTCAACGTGCGCCTGCGCCAGGCCACCGCCTCCCCCCACGGCGGCGCCTGGTACCACGGTGACACCTGGGACCCCGAGGAGTCCTTCCCGACCAACCTGGGTGGCACCACCCGCACCCTCGACGAGGTGGACGGACGCACCGCCGTGGACCCCGGCCTGCTGTCCCTGACCGGGATCGCGGTGCTAGACGACTCCGGCTCCCTGCTGCTGACCCAGGATGAGTGGGTCGTGCCCCGCACCCGGGACGGCGCCGCCGACTACCCCTGGGGCGGTGCCCAACGTGGCCCCCGGGACGGCTCCCAGGGCACCGCCCAGGAGCTCCACCAGGCGGCCCAGGACCTCTACCTCTTTGGTTACGGCCAGGACTACCGCGCCGCCCTGAGCGACTTCTTCCGCCTCACCGGCCCCAGCCCGCTCATCCCTCGGGCGCTGCTGGGCAACTGGTGGAGCCGCTACCATGCCTACAGCGCCGAGGAGTACCTGGCGCTCATGGACCGCTTTGCCGCCGAGGGCCTGCCCTTCTCCGTGGCCGTCATCGACATGGACTGGCACCTGGTCGACATCGACCCGGCGATCGGCACGGGGTGGACGGGCTACACCTGGAACCGCGACCTCTTCCCGGACCCCCGCTCCTTCCTGGAGGCCCTGCACCAGCGCGGCATGCTGGTCACCCTCAACGTCCACCCGGCCCAGGGCGTGCGCCGCCACGAGGAGGCCTACGAGGCGGTGTGCACCGACCTGGGCCTGGACCCGGCGGCCGGGGAGGACATCCCCTTCAACATCGCGGACCGCGACTTCGTACGAGCCTACCTGGAGCAGGTGCACCGCCCCCTGGAGGAGCAGGGCGTGGACTTCTGGTGGCTGGACTGGCAGCAGGGAGGCACCACGACCCTCCCCGGCCTGGACCCCTTGTGGATGCTCAACCACGTCCACTACCTCGACTCCGGCCGCCGGGGGCGCCGCCCGGTCACCTTCTCCCGCTACGCCGACCCTTCCAGCCACCGCACCCCCATCGGCTTCTCCGGGGACACGGTCGCCACCTGGGACTCCCTGCGCTTCCAGCCGGAGTTCACCGCGACAGCAGCCAACATCGGCTACTACTGGTGGTCCAACGACATCGGCGGGCACATGCTGGGCCAGCGCGACGACGACATGGCCGCCCGCTGGGTCCAGCTGGGCTGCTTCTCCCCGGTCAACCGACTGCACTCCACCTCCTCAGAGTTCAACTCCAAGGAGCCGTGGCGCTACCGCCGTGACGCCCGCGCCACCATGGGCGCCTACCTGCGGCTGCGCCACCGTCTGGTCCCCTACCTCTACACCTGGGCCAGGCGCTCGGCGAGCGAGGGCGTCGGCCCGGTACGCCCTGTCTACCACGACTACCCGGACCAGGCGGGTGCTTACGAGCTCCGTCGGACCTTCCTCTTCGGGGACCTGCTGGTGGTGCCGTTCACCAGCCCCCTGGACCCTGTGACGGGCCTGGGACGTGAGCCTGCCTGGCTGCCTGACGGCGTGTGGTACGACCTGCCCACCGGGCGCCGCTACGACGCCACCAGCGCGGCCGGTGAGGGCAGCGGGCGCAGGCTCATCCTGTCCAGGCCTCTGGAGCGCACCGTGGTCCTGGCGCGTGCGGGCTGCGTCATCCCTCTGGCGGGCAGTGTGGACGAGCCCGCCGCCCACAACCCGCGCGAACTGGAGCTGGTGGTCGTCCCCGGTGCCGACGGCGGCACCGTCCTGGAGGAGGACGACGGGGCGGCGTCCCCCGGGCCGCAGGCCGTGGCCCGCACGGTGGTCGAGCTGGAGTGGGCCGACCGCCAGGAGCAGGACCACCGGGAGCCAGGCTTCCAGGAGACGAGCCGTCAAGTGACGGACGACCAGGAGCCGGGCGCCCAGGCGAGGGCGGGTGCTACGACGGGCCACCAGGGGCGGGCCGTCGTGCGCGTCCGGCTTGAGGGGGCCGCCCACGTGGTGCCGCAGGCACGGCACCTGCGGCTGCGGCTCCTGGCGGGCTCCTGCTCGGGGGCGGTACTGCGGCACGCGCGAGGCCACGCCCCCGGCCCACCCGTCAGCACCACAGGCTCCGCCGACTCCACCAGCCTCACCGGCCCGGGCCCCGCAGAGCCCACAGCGCTCCCCGTGAGGCGGGTCGAGGCCGACGGCTTCACCCTGGGCGCGGGCACCGAGGTGGACCTGGGCTGGCTGAGCGCCCAGGAGCTGGTTGACGGCGTGGAGGTGGTGCTAGCCGACGCCGTGCAGGCTCCGGCACCCTGGCCCCAGGAGGTCTACGACCTTCTGGAGGCCGCACAGCTGCCCTACGAGGTCAAGGACCGCTCCTGGGCGGCGGTGCAGCGGGGGCTGGATGGGGCCGCGCTGCTGGCCGAGCTGGAGGCCGTGGGCCTGCCCGAGACCCTGCGCAGCGCGGTCGCCGAGCTTTTATGAGCTGTAAGCGAGCACCGTCAGCGCATCTGGCCCCATGGAGTTGGCCGCAGACCGTGCCATGCTCTGCCCTGGTGCACCCCGGCCTGCCGACGAGGCCCAGGGCTCTCCGGCTTTCCGCGACCTTGCCTGTGCTCGTCACACTCAGCCCAGGCACAGCGGCCTGAAGACGCACACCTAAGGTACGCCTTAAGAGTCCAGGCGGATGACGACGTCACGGTGACGGGCTCCCGGGACACCAGTGGCGGTAATGCTGACCTCCTGGACCGAGCCGTCCGTCCTGCGCAGCCTGACCCGCACAGCACGGGTAGGCTCTGTGCTGCCCACCGCCTCCGCCATCAGGGAGTGCAGCTCCACCAGGTCCTCTGGGGAACCGTCAACGAGCCCCCTGAGGCCCCCGACGTAGTCGAGACGCTCCCGCCGCCACGACGGTGATGTCATGAGAACATCGAGTGTCATCGCATCGACGACCGCCATCGGCTCCCTGGCCAGCCCCATGACCCCATGCAGCACGTCGTCAACCCGGGCCGCACTGTCGTCCTGCTCAAAAGCCATGTCGCGGAAAGTCTCAGGCACCTCGTAGCTCAAACCCAGCAGAATGATCTTGTCATCATGCGGAGCAACTGGAGCGGCCGTACCGACCGAGCGCAGGTGGCGCCTTCCCCGTACGGGCGAGCCGTAGCCTGTCACTACATGGTAGGTGAGATACCTGTACACACCCGCCGTACCTGGCAGCCCGTCACGAATCCCGTCCCGGACTGACCGGTTGACCCGCATCTGGTCCGCCTGGTCGACCAGCTCGTTTGCCCACTCACCCACCTCCCAGTAGCCCCGCTGCTGCTGGGCCGCACCCGAGTCGACGTCGTAGATGAGAAAGAGGTTGCGGTCCCAGTAGGTGCGTCTGCGCGGGGTGGGCTCACCGTCCTCGTCCCGCTCGATCTCCCACTCCCACGACCCCACCAGAGGGAGGTCAGGAATACTAGCCTCGGCGGGGAAGACTCCCGCCAACACACCGACAGTCCTGGCTGAGCGGGGCGAGCCTACCGGGTGCAGCTTGACGACCCACTGGGTCCCGGCATGCGAGACCTCCTCGCGGACATGCCTGACGTCCTGGGCGGCTCGGGCCACCCGCCCCTCGTCCAGAAGCAGCCGACGCGTCAGGGAGCGGGAGACCTTGCGTGCCGAGACAGGCCCGCAGGGCTGGTCGTCAACGAGCACCAGCTGCCTGAGGTCCTGGCCGCAGAACAGTCCCCAGGAACCAACGTCGAACGGTATAGACACCCTGTCAGGTCCTTTCCTTGTCCAGCCTGGCCTGATCCAGCCCGGCAGAATGTGCCCACGGCATGCCGCTCCTGCGTGGCACGTCCGGCACAGCCCAGATAGTAGAGTAACGAAAGAACAACGAGTCAGGACTTGTACCCCTGCGTCGGCAGACGGCAGGCGGTGTCCGGTGCGTTGGTAGACGACACACGGTATCCGCCGCCCTCCTGCCGGAGGAGGCTGAGACCACGTGACATCTCTGAGTTGCGCCCGCCACGCCCGTCTCTGCGGCGCAGGACGGCCTGTCGGCGCCCGGGAACTCCCTGTTTCGCCTATTGCGGCATCCCCCACCTCCTCCTTCCCCGGACCTGCACAGTGGCAGCCGTCCGCAGCACGCCGCCCACCACCGCTGACGGTCGCGCGCGCCCCGACAACATCCCCACGACTTCCACGACGCGGACCCAACGAGCCGACAGCCACGACACGACCCCCACGGAGAACACCATGCCACTGACCATCACCCCCCTTCAGGACACCCGGAGCCCGGGGGACGCCACCCACCCCACCAACGACCCCAGCCACCTGTGGCAGGGCACGATCGACGCCATGAGCGCCATGATCATCGTGCTCCCGGACAACAGCACCGACGGCCGCGCCCGCAGCGACATCTACAACCTCTACCTGGGCGACGGCGACCGCCCTGCCGCCACCTTGGAGGTCGATATCGACACCGCCCGTGTCGTGGGACGCACCGGGTTCGGCTCCGCCCTGCCCAGCGGCCACACCGCCATCGACGCCCTCACCGAGATCGTGCGCACCCACCGTGCAATCGTCATGGACCACGTGGAGGACCACGTGGAGTAGGCAGAGCAGCCCACGGGGGCAGCCCCCGCCAGCCCTCGTGACCGTGCCGCCACCGACGTGCCAGACGCCTCATCTTTCCCCGGCGCCTCCTGCAAACAACCGAGTGGCAGAATGGCTGGACGACGCCCCTCCCGGCGTCGCCCAGCCCAGGAGAGAGATGGCAGACCAGTCAGAACCAGCCACGAGCAGCTCCAGCGCAGCAGGAGCCGAGCCAGGACCCGCAACCGCCGGAGCTGCTGCCGGGACCGCCGCTGCACCCACCAGCACGCAGGGCATGACCTTCCACCCGGACCGGCGCTTCTGGGTGGTCTACGGCTGCCTCATGCTGGTGATGTTCCTGTCCGCCATGTACCAGACCGTGGTGGCCACCGCCCTGCCCACCATCGTGGGGGACCTGGGCGGGGTCTCACGCATGTCGTGGGCCATCACCGCCTACACCCTGGCGCAGACGGTGGCGATGCCCGTCTACGGCAGGCTGGGCGACACCATGGGGCGCAAGCCCCTCTACCTGGTGGCCATCGCCCTGTTCGTGGGTGGCTCGGCGCTGTGCGGCGTGTCCACGAGCATGGAGATGTTCGTCGCCTTCCGCTTCCTCCAGGGACTGGGCGGGGGCGGCCTCATCATCTCCTCCCAGGCCATCACCGGCGACCTCATCCCGCCACGGGTGCGCGCCACCTACACGGCCCCGCTGGGCGCCATGTTCGGCCTGGCCTCGATCCTGGGGCCGCTGCTGGGCGGGTGGCTCACCGACGTGCTGAGCTGGCGCTGGGTCTTCTGGTTCTTCCTGCCCTTCGGTGCCGCGGCCTGGGTGCTGGTCGCGCTGAACCTG
Protein-coding sequences here:
- a CDS encoding alpha-glucosidase, producing MSVSTPPLVVSARHVGTEEDWWRRAVVYQVYPRSFQDTNGDGYGDIPGITSRLDYLDALGVDVVWLSPVYRSPQDDNGYDISDYRDVDPLFGTLEDLDALISGLHQRGMRLVMDLVVNHTSDEHEWFRDSRSSPASARRDWYIWRPARQVEGLEPGQPGTEPTNWGSAFSGPAWSWDEVSGEFYLHLFSPKQPDLNWENPQVRRAVYDMMTWWLDRGVDGFRMDVINLVSKTYPLADAPRGEGDLYGSGLAAAANGPRIHEFLAEMSREVFAPRSGHVITVGEMPGVTCDQARLYTGPQRGELDMVFQFEHMTLAEGPGGKFDPVPVDLVALKRNLASWQEGLAPQAVAEGGGAGAAAGAALAAGDLAETGWNSLYWDNHDQPRAVSRFGDDDPAWRELSAKTLASILHAHRGTPYVYQGEELGMVNTVLERIEDYRDLESVNYFHERVGQGEDPAALLSAMRVSSRDNARTPVQWSDAEHAGFTTGHPWMPVTPGYREVNAAAQVGVAGSVFEHYRALIALRHDDEALALGTFRLLAADHPTAWVVLRELETRAGREQLLLIAQCSREELVLEGPGGLWEALGAEGLDAGAWSGAPLLLHASDPAVRPSSGHVGVPSCLGGWDSVLLRHRG
- a CDS encoding glycoside hydrolase family 31 protein; translation: MTFPLSRGPDTPRPAPAHPEALVTGPTYRFTVLTSRLIRMEHSPTGTFTDAATQLVTTRDLGKPPAFHVTTGPDRVEVVTDHLHLTHVPSLGFTRSGLNVRLRQATASPHGGAWYHGDTWDPEESFPTNLGGTTRTLDEVDGRTAVDPGLLSLTGIAVLDDSGSLLLTQDEWVVPRTRDGAADYPWGGAQRGPRDGSQGTAQELHQAAQDLYLFGYGQDYRAALSDFFRLTGPSPLIPRALLGNWWSRYHAYSAEEYLALMDRFAAEGLPFSVAVIDMDWHLVDIDPAIGTGWTGYTWNRDLFPDPRSFLEALHQRGMLVTLNVHPAQGVRRHEEAYEAVCTDLGLDPAAGEDIPFNIADRDFVRAYLEQVHRPLEEQGVDFWWLDWQQGGTTTLPGLDPLWMLNHVHYLDSGRRGRRPVTFSRYADPSSHRTPIGFSGDTVATWDSLRFQPEFTATAANIGYYWWSNDIGGHMLGQRDDDMAARWVQLGCFSPVNRLHSTSSEFNSKEPWRYRRDARATMGAYLRLRHRLVPYLYTWARRSASEGVGPVRPVYHDYPDQAGAYELRRTFLFGDLLVVPFTSPLDPVTGLGREPAWLPDGVWYDLPTGRRYDATSAAGEGSGRRLILSRPLERTVVLARAGCVIPLAGSVDEPAAHNPRELELVVVPGADGGTVLEEDDGAASPGPQAVARTVVELEWADRQEQDHREPGFQETSRQVTDDQEPGAQARAGATTGHQGRAVVRVRLEGAAHVVPQARHLRLRLLAGSCSGAVLRHARGHAPGPPVSTTGSADSTSLTGPGPAEPTALPVRRVEADGFTLGAGTEVDLGWLSAQELVDGVEVVLADAVQAPAPWPQEVYDLLEAAQLPYEVKDRSWAAVQRGLDGAALLAELEAVGLPETLRSAVAELL